tcatTGATTtccactcttatttttattatgctctttcttctgtttactttgaatttaatttgctctGCATTTTTTAGATTCTGACTCTCGAAGCTTATATCATTGCTCTCACACCtatcttcttttctaataaaggaattgaaagcaataaatttccctctcagccCAGCTTTACCTGCATCCAGCAAATTTTGATATGCTctgtttttttaatcattcaattcaaaatatCTCAAAATGTGATCACCTTGCAGTTTATTCTCTGACCTATGAGCTAATTAGAAACGTATTGTTTATTTCCAAATACTTGAGATTTTCTAAGTATCTTGTTCTGAATTTTAACTTAATACCATTGTGGTGAGAGTCTGTGTTCCAGCATCTGATATATCTTGGTAACCATAGGATATGCTTTGGAAAAGAATGTGCATCTACAATTATacagtgttctataaatattaattaggtCAAATTGGTTGATGGTGTTTTTCAAACCTTTTATATTGTCACTTGTCATACCATTTACTGGAAAAAGATGCCAAAATCTTACAATTATGATTGTGacttgtttgtttctctctttagTTCTGAATTTTTTGCTTCAGGTATTTTAAAGCTGTTACTAGGTGATGTCTATTTTAGATTATTCTGCCGCCTTGATGAATTAATCCTTGTATCATTATAAAACATCCAGCTTTCTTAATGTTTTTccagtctttaattttaatttttttgtttgtttgttttttgagatggagtctcactctgtcacccaggtaatggtgcagtctcggctcactgcaaccttcgccttctgggttgaagtgattctcctgcttcagcctcccgagtagctgggattacaggtgcccgccaccacacccggctcatttttgtattttcagtacagatggggtttcaccacgttggccaggctggtcttgaactcctgacctcaggtgatccacccacctcggcctcccaaagtgctgggattacaggcatgagccacacaccCTGCTTTAATCTATCTTTGTATTAGGAGTATCCCTCATGTAAACAGCATCTAGTTGGATCTTGCTTTTCTAGTCTGAAAGGTCTGCCTCTTCATCAAATGATTCTtactatccatccatccacgcTGCCGTGTGTACGTCTGCTCCACGGCAGTTCTCCCCAGTGTGCAGCCTCCATATTTCGCCTACTCATCCTGCCTGCCGTAAACCCCTGAGTTGCCTCCAACTCTCCCACCAAAAATGCTGTTGCTCTGAGCATCCCTGTGCCCCCGGGCAGGGGAAGAGTCTATGTGGGATGCTTGCCTGGCGTGGGATGCTGGTTTACAGGGTTTGCCTGTACTTAATATGACTAAGGATTCCAGATTCTACGGTATGTCTATGTGATGATGGGAATGATACAGAAGAGAGGACAAGATGATGAGGAAAGAACGGGAGACTTGCTGGCACCACTTGCCTGAGTAGGCGAGAGGGGTCGGGACCCACTGCAAGAGGCAGGTTTGCCTTTGCTGGGAGCAGGCACAGTTCAGCCACGGAGCAGGCAGGGGTGCAGACGTCTGCGCCAGGTGCAGGCAGGTGGGTAGGTGTGGGGTGAGGgcttggggaagttttcctccaTGGCTTCTGTCTTCCCAGTGAAGTGGGAAGTAACCTGAGGGTAAGGATGGGAGAGGAGATACTGGAAACGTAAGGGGAAGGATGGTATGAAATAGTTATCCTGAGGGTAAGGATGGGAGAGGAGATACTGGAAACGTAAGGGGAAGGATGGTATGAAATAGTTATCCTGAGGGTAAGGATGGGAGAGGAGATACTGGAAACGTAAGGGGAAGGATGGTATGAAATAGTTATCCTGAGGGTAAGGATGGGAGAGGAGATACTGGAAACGTAAGGGGAAGGATGGTATGAAATAGTTATCCTGAGGGTAAGGATGGGAGAGGAGATACTGGAAACGTAAGGGGAAGGATGGTATGAAATAGTTATCCTGAGGGTAAGGATGGGAGAGGAGATACTGGAAGCTTAAGGGGAAGGATGGTATGAAATAGTTAACCTGAGGGTAAGGATGGGAGAGGAGATACTGGAAACGTAAGGGGAAGGATGGTATGAAATAGTTATCCTGAGGGGAAGGATGGTATGAAATACTTATCCTGAGGGTAAGGATGGGAGAGGAGATACTGGAAACGTAAGGGGAAGGATGGTATGAAATAGTTAACCTGAGGGTAAGGATGGGAGAGGAGATACTGGAAACGTAAGGGGAAGGATGGTATGAAATAGTTATCCTGAGGGTAAGGATGGGAGAGGAGATACTGGAAGCTTAAGGGGAAGGATGGTATGAAATAGTTAACCTGAGGGTAAGGATGGGAGAGGAGATACTGGAAACGTAAGGGGAAGGATGGTATGAAATACTTATCTTGGAGACTGGGAGCATGTGTCGACCAAAGAAACAGCCCGCTTGCTGAGCAGCTTTCAGGATGCTCTTGTGGTTAGTAAGAGTGGGCAGTGCAGGCTGACTTTCCCGCCACACTCTCATGAGAGGCCTGGGTAGGGAGCAAGCTCAGCACAGGACCAGTGCCCGGCACCATGCCAGCCACCACGGGCACAGGATGAGCGGTGCAGGACAGCTGCCCCTGAAGAGCTCACTGTGCAGTGGGAGAGGCAGCAGCTAGCACCAGCCATGCGGGTGATTATGGATCACCACCATTCCGTGTGGCCCAGGGGAGACAGGGCAACGGGGCAGCAGGGCCCATGCGTCCTGGGTCCGTGGGAAGGTGGCGATCTCTAATTATGAGAGGGTGCTGCTCAGCAAGGGGTGGGCACTCAGTGCTATTTCAGCTCTAGCTTTATTTTGCATTGTAAAAGTGATGCATGTCACAccaaaagaaattaggaaaatgttttttaaaatcataaataaaaaagtaaaaatcacctGACATCGCACCTCCCCCCGAGATGTAGCCATGGTTAGTTaataagtttgtgtgtgtgtgtgtgtgtgtgtgtgtgtgtgtgttttgagacggagtctcgctctgttgcccaggctggagtgcggtggcgcgatctcggctcactgcaagctccgcctcccg
This DNA window, taken from Macaca thibetana thibetana isolate TM-01 chromosome 13, ASM2454274v1, whole genome shotgun sequence, encodes the following:
- the LOC126934321 gene encoding uncharacterized protein LOC126934321, which translates into the protein MRVWRESQPALPTLTNHKSILKAAQQAGCFFGRHMLPVSKISISYHPSPYVSSISSPILTLRITISYHPSPYVSSISSPILTLRITISYHPSPYVSSISSPILTLRITISYHPSPYVSSISSPILTLRITISYHPSPYVSSISSPILTLRITISYHPSPYVSSISSPILTLRITISYHPSPYVSSISSPILTLRLLPTSLGRQKPWRKTSPSPHPTPTHLPAPGADVCTPACSVAELCLLPAKANLPLAVGPDPSRLLRQVVPASLPFFPHHLVLSSVSFPSSHRHTVESGILSHIKYRQTL